The genomic stretch AAGGGAAGAGGCATgctactatatatataaaagaaaaaatatgatCCCATGTTACAGTCAGCCTGTATTATGAATATGGTTATTAGATGAGTGGTCAACCCTTTGTGGGGTCATAATGTCCATTTAGGCTCATTTGGGAAGCCAGGAACAGGTACACTAGAATTAGGGGATTCACAGAAATTTGGTGCAACTACCACGATACTGAAGATCTCCACCACTTCAATACCATGGGCTATTTTGATTAGATTCATCACATGTAATCCAAACTGAGGCAGCAACTGAGGCTTTTTAAGGTCAATGCAGATACTAATTATAGATATAGCTGATGGTAGTAATTATAACTTAAAtgtaagaggggaaaaaaaaagaaaaaataagtcaTGAAAGGCCAGTGATGGAATGTGTATGGCAGTGTGTCAGCCATAGGGCCCGGCCTGCTGTAGTCAGAcctgtgcagcagtgtgtgtgaggctgtttCCTAGCCAGCCTGCTCTGATCAAACACTGTGACATGGCCTCTGACTCTGTCTATCCCTCATAAGGATTAATAGCTTGGTGAGATacttcacgcacacacacaaacaggaagaTAAAGCACAGTGAAGACACTGTGCCAAGAtaagatttttcttttacagtttGGAGAGCGTtcagaaacaaaacaacaaccaaaaaaaaaaaaaaaatatatatatatatatatatatatatatatatatatatatatatatatatatatatatatatatatatatatatatatatatatatatatacaaacggCCAGCTAAAACAAAACTGCCACGGTTTTCTAAACAGCCAAAGGCTCCTAGCGAGGTttacatattaataatataaaaaacacGAGGTGTTTAATAAGGCCATtagttgtataactgtataaagGGATATAATCTGTGAAAAATTTACCATAAACAGAATTGCTAATCATGTAGGACTGACCTGTAAGAGCCCAGTCTCCTGTGGGCAAAGTGTGTCCGCTGTAGTAGATGAGGTAGTTGTCATGCCGGGGGCCATCAGCAGTGCGCAGCTCCAGGAAAGAGCGCAGTTTGGCCTGGAGTGTGTCCAGGCTCAGTCCGCTGGTGGAGTAGTCACAGCCAAATGTCTGGATTAGGTGGTGTGAGAAAAGGCGCTGGACGGCGTTGAGTGTTGAAGTGGATCGTAGGTTCATCTCCTGCACCTGCTCCGGAGGAAGCAGCACAGGCTGACCATCCGCACTGTCCGGccagagagaggagaaggaaaggaatgaAGGACATGAGTGTTTATATCCTCAGAAGGGGTAAAGGAAAAagatgaggaaaaaataaacagaacaggGCTGAAAAGCAGATAGTGTACCAGGTATTGACCGTAGCCTTACATACATGTGAATACACAGGAAGACCTGCTCTGGAAAGATTAATTATCCTCTCtacaataaatgaaacaaacaaaatcccGTCATAAACCTCATTCAGCATCTTGCACTATAAAACACACTTAGGCTCTTATGACCCTTCTGCCCCTGCCCGCTTGGATACAGCGGCACTAAAAAAGCCCATTAACCTGGGAAACCTTCCAGAGGAGCATAATAGAAGTGCTGAACAGCGTTGCTGTACACGTGCTTGTTGAAGACTGAAATGGCagatccaaaacacactgacCCGTGAAAACTACCTGGCTACGTGTTTGGCTCTTCAAGAGAATTCCTCTCTACTATTCTGTTCTCTCCTGTCTGTTTCACTTGGGAACTCTCTCTCGCGTTTTTTATTCCTCTGTCCAATTTTAGTCTCACTTGATCTTTTCCCCCGCTCATTCTCTACTCTCTAACGCTAATGAAACTCATTAATGAACACACTACAAAAGAGACTCTTAAGTGAATGTAGCCATACTGAATTGTGTTAGCTATATTAGATTTAGATGAGTACTAATCATGTGAGAAATTTGTTCAAAAGAGCAGTGTGAATAGGCAAActcaacaacaaccacaaaaaaaaaaaaaaagaaagacacttCACTATTCTACACTAGTCCAATGTACTTGAAATTTTTATccataattaaaatgaataaacaggcTCCAATTTGCGAATGTGCCAGAGATGAAAATGGCTAAAACGAGCATATGCCAAAAAGGgcctctcagtctctctgtctttcttcatgctacatccatctgtctgtctcactctccattTCACCTCCTTTCTGCCTGCCTCAGCTCCCCGAGGAACCCTCATGATTGTAAAAACATGATCTGCACCCATCAGACAGGAGATTACACCCTGCTATATTCCCCTCATGTGCCAGCACCCTGCtgaggcctggctctcagtgtGCTGGAATACTGAGCGCGATGGAGCCGTGGGGCTGCATCCTAATCAGCCTCCTCTCTCTTGCTGCTTCCCCTTATATTCAGGACACATCCCTCCCTACACAGTCAGTATTAACCCGTGTTTATTAACAGCTATTAGTTTATTTTGCACTCCATTTACCATCACCTATTCAGGGACTTCCAGTCATCAACCTCTTCATATGCTTTAAGATCCTGAGTGCACTACTCAATATGATTCAGCTGTCATGTCAAAAGGGGAGAAAGAAGAAGTTTGGCAGTGGCTGGATAAATATCAAAAGACAAATGAGGGCTTGGGCTTTTACCTATGAGGCCAAAGCAGAGGTGGACAAATCATCAATTCATTATCTAGTCCACTGGACAAGTACAAACTCCACTGTGCGGCCCAATCTCATGTTTTGATTGTCTGGGAATCCCAGCTGACTTGGTTAAAAAGCAGGAGAGaatttgtaaagaaaaacacacaacagaccACGCtgtcaaacaaaaataatggaCCCTGGGgaagtgtgttatttttgtataacagcATAGTGTGCTTGTAACACAGTGATTTGTCGATTGCAGTGTTGACTACTGATGAACAATTAGACTTGATGTTGTATGTTGTGGAAGATCCAACAGACAATTTAGTTCCTGTACTCATGTAAAAAGTCAGTCATTCTCTTCCCACCCTCTATACATCCCCCaaccccttctctctctcactcctttttgagtatatatatatatatatatatatatatatacacacgagttgtgttgtgtatacCTGCAGTAACTGGTTGGAATAACCACTGCGTAGCCCACACAGGTTCCTCCCAGGCAGTTGCCCAATTCATGGAAAAGCCCATGTGCTAGAGACTCCAGTGAGAGCACCACCAGGAACATGCTCAGGAAGAGTGCATTAGAAAGCTGCCAAGACATGAATTCACACCATGATAATCAGAAATGAACATATCCCATCATAATGTGTTTCTGTTTAAGATTACTGGAACATTATGTGAAATTGCTTTAAATGTCAAACAGGTAGCTTgaacacactctaactcactatGAAATGGCAGCCAGAGGAGAAAAAATGCTCATAATTCTCCTGTGATGTATACGCAaactcaaaaactcaattatACTCCAATGGCAATGATCATCAGGCAGGAAACTGCATGTACACATGTCTTTTTAATAGTCATGTATCTGGACTGAACTAGAAGAAGATTCCAactatctgtttgtttgtttgtttttgttttttacatatGGAGAGAAAACGTGTCTCCTGATAGCCAGACCTGAAATCTGAATGttgtattttacataaaatgCAAATAAGTTCATAAAACACATGACCACCACTTTGCATCGTTGTTTCTCATTCGTACATGTTTATGCAAAATATGTTTGCCACattaaaaacctaaaaaaaaaaaatcacaattttaACAATTTTTCTTTGAAAGCACCCAACACTGAGAACCAGCCAAGAACCATTTGCATAAGGAGGGGTTTTGGTTGTCAGATGTGAAGAGATATATGTAAATTAGATCTGAATGACTAAACCGCTTGTCAGATTTCCAGGAGAGGTTTGAGCAGCTGGATTCGGACTTGGATTTTCGCCTGCATTTTTATGTTATTAATTCCTATCCAGGTATAATCCTAATGTTTGACTTATGAAAGAACAAGGGTAAATGGGGTTCTACGAGGCTATACTACTACCTAATAATATTGCCTTTGGCAGTGGACAACCTACAGCAAGGTCTGGAATGACTCATTTTACAGCACATTATCTTAGCGCTTAGTAGTTTTCTGCTTTCTTTCGAAAAAAGGTACTTCTGCCCAAGGTTTAACAGCCGGCTGTGCATGCTGTCCTCGTTTCACACGAGAGAATCAGTAGGAAGAAGTGCACTACTCTGCCACTTACTCATCAACAACAGCAAGGATTAGTCATTATCCTCCTCATTATTCTTGTCATCAGTAGGCTTGTCTGGATGAAACTTTATACATACAAAGACATTATCTGGTGACCTATTTTTCAGTTTGAAAACATATCATTATTCTAACCAAATGAAAAgttttctgaaaatgttaaatatgagaAAGTTAAGATGAGGAAAAACATAAGGTCCAGAAAATGACTATTTAGTTGTGCAACACTTGGCAAAGATAAACAATTAATCTGACATATTCTAGCATTCATTTGCTATAACCTCACATACAATTCAAGGCATGCAATATATGTTTTAGCTTGTTCAATCTAAGGTAtacaacaaaaagagaaaattatTGTGGATTACATACAACTCAATCAATCCACTTACCATCTGGAAATGTAGTGACTAAACAAACACTAGCTATAGTATAGTTAAAAACTGCTGCTTTTACAGCCACAGACTCCAGGGTGTTTCCTTTAACTATCTGATTAGTACTACATGAATTCTGCAGCTGTATAACTCTCACTTACCTGCCATGACACGGCCCCCAGGATGACAGTCGAAAGCAGGCAGAAAAACAGCAGGCGTTCAGAAATGAGGCAGAAATGGCGCACCCCCCTAGAGGCCATGATCCTGTCTAGACTGCGCCCGTCTGAGCGCTGGGCAGCCTGAACCTTTTGGGACTCGCTCAGCTTGGTGTGGAAGCCCCAGAGCGTGACCAGAAACACCATGTGGCAAAGCACCCAGAAGAGGCCGAACACACAAAATCCGGGTATAACAAGGTACCAGAACTCTAGGTGTCCCAGTTTCAGGGCACAAAGCACAAAGAACATTAGCTCTACAATGCTCagtgggaagagagagagcCTTCGCCACAGCCTGCCTGCTGACAAAAAGGGCATCCATCGCTCAGTCACTGAAAGGCTGCTGAAGTACACGTCTATCAGGGGTTCAAAAATTAGCCGTCCCAGGAAACAGCCCAGGGCAAATGGGTTAGTCTGGACTTTTAAAGCCTGGAAGAAGGTGATGGAGGTGACTACAGAAAAGCAGATGAGATTAGGAATAGCCAAGAGAGACTTCATGCGCAGGTCTACAATAATAGTGCCTAGAGCAAACAGAAGGGCGATGATTGCCGCTGACTTGGAGAGCACCATAGTGGTGCTGGCTATGGCGAAACCCATGAGCTCCAAAGCCTCGGCTGATGTTAGTACGACTCTCCGGTAGCTGGTGCTGCCACACAGGCGGTCTGTCAGCGCCCACAGAGAGCGCATGGCCACACTGGCTAATAGCAAGTAGTTCGTTACTTGCTCCTTAACATCATTCTCCAGAGAAGAGCTGTTTAGGAAGCACAGGAGACCCTGCAGAAAGCCGAACCAGAGGTGGAACAGGCTCAGGCTGGCCCACTCCATGGAGAAGTAATAATAGAGAATGCTGGAGAGGCCTAAGACAAACAGGCCTAGAATAAAGATGACTAGGATGGTAGGTTCGGAGGTATGCTCCCATCGTACGTACATCCCCAAACACACCGCCACCAGCAGGTTTACGCTGGACAGGTAACCCAGGCAGCGGATGGACGACCACATGTCCACCTCGTTTCCTGACTCCTCAGCAGTCATTTttctggatacacacacacagtccttccTTACTTATGTGCAAAACAACAGTTTGTAGCAGCCTTCTGCTTCAGTTTCTGATGAAAACCTCATcattactgcaaaaaaaaaaaagacacaaggGGTGAAGGTGTTATAGAATGCATGAAATACAGTGTGTCAAACACGTACATCAGGTTCCTCTTAGTGTTGCTTCATTATATCATCTCAAGAATATTTTCCCCGTCAACCTCACCTATTACCTTGTCATTAGGGATCTAATTATAAATCAACCCAAAGCTGCTATGTGATCATGTCTATTATTAAACAGGCTATGCAGAAATAACGTAAGTGAAAACTGGTGCTCATGCACACCTCATATACTGAGTCACTGAGGCATAGAGACGATAGTCTAATCAGCTAAAACACGGTCAacaaagtctgtttttttttttaaataaaagttattttCAGTTAAACACATCTCACTGTCAATTAGTTTAATGGCGAAACTGAAACAATATTAGCTTAACTCCTCCTGACTGCCACATCAACTCATCAAGCAGCTAGCATAATGGCTGAATTCTAAATGACTATCTGTTAGAAAACTAGTGCACTACTCTTGGCGCAGAAACCATGATCTCATACCCTACGGAGTGCACTTACATAGCCAGCACTCAGCCGTTTGGGATGCGACGCAAGCCAATGTTTCCGTGCTGTTCTTATCCGGCATAGCTATTCCGTcgcatttattattgtttttaaataacatgACATTCAAAATATTGTCGGGATTTAATGTATTATCTCACGCATTAACCGGTTATGTCTGTCACATGAAAACTGTGTTATATTCCGATAAACTTACCTTTACTTGTGAGGCAACTTTCTTCTTTTCCTGGGCTCCATATTTCCGGACTCGTAACTACGGTGTCCGATGAGAGTCAAATACACGGTTTGTCGATTGTGATGCTGCGACTACTCTATCTTACCCTTGATTTATTCTTTATACTTTCTGATTTAGTTCCAGTTACTGTTCCAATGCTTACATCCTActaaaaacaaataatcaaaacatataataacaataaaattacATATATTTCACTTagtttagttaaaaaaaagtcaaagaagctttatagtcacttcaaccatataaaGATGGAGATGAATATGCTATTTCCTAAAAGGTTATTATTTTAGCCAGCTAATAAGTGATGACCTTATATGACCAATAAGtgcatataaaaacaaacaaacaaaatagatAGGAACAGGGATCTTCAAACCTATTTAATGACATCATGCTGCCAGGCATTCTCATGAAATAATAGGTAATCAAACTAAATGTATTTATAGCATAGGTCTATAATATCATTACGGCTTTAAGGCTTCAGTATATTACCAGAAAATCATTGTACACATTTCACTAATTAagctaatattttaaataaatctgtccTGTTGGGATctcttgattttattttatagatagtagctagatagatagatagatagatagatagatagatagatagatagatagatagactgaactttattgttatttcaaagtacaggtacatagcaacaaaatgctgTGCAactagtagaaattgtgcaaattaacgattgcagataaatatgtaaacatgtacatcaataaataaggctatgtcagttAGTATGTGCACAGAAGCGTGTGTGCAAGTTGTATTTGCAGCACATGCAATTATATATTCGTGCTATATAGACCAAGATGGCAGCGCCAGCACAACACGAGGCTCAGCGTCTCCCCAGATTTCgaaatttatttacagttaaaaTCCCTGGCTGAAACAAGTTTAAAAAGCCTTTATCTATACAGCACCGTTTGCCGTACTACATATCTGTAAGTTACATTAGGCTTGAAAATGTCAATTTGCCAGCTATTATAATAGCTTCCACCAAAAGAGCTAAATTATTCATGTACTCCAAACCAAGTTGAATTTGATCTAATGTCATATTACATTTTGGTTTGCTGTTCATTTATTactcttcagtaactgctttattctggtcTGGTCGTTGATCTGGAGTCTATTCTAGGAACAGTGAGCATATGGCAGGGATACACCCTCGATGGGacccagtccatcacagggcatcacatacacacacacacacacacacacacacatccattcacacacacacacacacacacacatccattcacacaTAAGACCAATTTAAAGTTTGCACTTGTCTGCATTTGCAAGTGAAGAACCTTTAATTTAATTGGATATAATTATCCTCCTCTATTAATTTTATTGCTCCCTATGTCTCGGTTGAATATGTATCATTTTACAGGAccacaaatatacactatattgccaaaagtattcgctcacccatccaaataatcagaatcaggtgttccaatcacttccatggccacaggtgtataaaatcaagcacctaggcatgcagactgtttttacaaacatttgtgaaagaatgggtcgctctcaggagctcagtgaattccagcgtggaactgtgataggatgccacctgtgcaacaaatccagtcgtgaaatttcctcgctcctaaatattccacagtcaactgtcagctgtattataagaacatggaagtgtttgggaacgacagcaactcagccacgaagtggtaggccacgtaaactgacggagcggggtcagcggatgctgaggcgcatagtgcgaagaggtcgccaactttctgcagagtcaatcgctacagacctccaaacttcatgtggccttcagattagctcaagaacagtgcgcagagagcttcatggaatgggtttccatggccgagcagctgcatccaagccatacatcaccaagtgcaatgcaaagcgtcggatgcagtggtgtaaagcacgccgccactggactctagagcagtggagacgcgttctctggagtgacgaatcgcgcttctccatctggcaatctgatggacgagtctgggtttggcggttgccaggagaactgtacttgtctgactgcattgtgccaagtgtaaagtttggtggaggggggattatggtgtggggttgtttttcaggagctgggcttggccccttagttccagtgaaaggaactctgaatgcttcagcataccaagacgttttggacaattccatgctcccaactttgtgggaacagtttggagctggccccttcctcttccaacatgactgtgcaccagtgaccaaagcaaggtccataaagacatggatgacagagtctggtgtggatgaacttgactggcctgcacagagtcctgacctcaacccgatagaacacctttgggatgaattagagcggagactgagagccaggccttctcgtccaacatcagtgtgtgacctcacaaatgcgcttctggaagaatggtcaaaaattcccataaacacactcctaaaccttgtggacagccttcccagaagagttgaagctgttatagctgcaaagggtggaccgacgtcatattgaaccctatggattaggaatgggatgtcacttaagttcatatgcgagtcaagacaggtgagcgaatacttttggcaatatagtgtatataaacttATAATGGACTTATTTATCAATGTTTTAGTAACATTTCAAGTGCACATTTATGCCAGTTAAAATAATTCTTTCCACTTTATGGCTATGTGCAGACAGAGCAGTCCGGTGGCATTTCTTTTGTCATAATTAAATGATCAGTTATTTTTGGTCTCAAGTGATGGGTTCGTGCTGCCtcactttctttattttttgtatattttaataaatgccAATACCATAAAATGACCTTGTTGTCACAAAATATTCTCTGTGCTTAGTTGCTGATCTAGTGAATTAAGATAAATCTATGCTAAATGCTTTAAACAAATCAAAATTAGCATTTTAACCTCAACTGTATATTCCATTTACAAAAGTCAATAATCCATGGTTAAAGTTGATCAAGTCGAGGTTTATATTAGTTAGTCTTCTTATGCGtaaatttacacacacttaATTTCTGGGGCGAATGTACACTGCACGTTGGAGGTATTTGAGATGGTTTCACATCATCACATGTTATATTTTCATGGATATTTTCCCTCAATtgcttaatattttattattattttattttgttttcacatTTGGATCCTGAGTTCAATCACATggcaccatgcacacaaacacacacatatttgtacACTTATTCACACCAGTGGCTAATTTAGAGTATATAATCCACCTTTCTGAGTGCTTTtaggaaaaaaaggaggaaaccCATGCCagttcaggatcaaaccagggacACCTGGAGCTATGAGGCAGCAAACCTACCTGCTGACCCCCAAACTCGGCAAGCATAATATAATTACAGTGCATATCTATTTCCAAGACCCATTAAGCAAAAATGACATCAATGTAGTTAATGCCTAACAGCACAGAAACCACTGATCAACGTATTTTAGGTGTTCATAATGATGTGCCAGGACATGATCATTAGGAATAATTAGCctggaaagagaaaaagattaACATGAATTgttcattattattcttttttttttatctcaacaGATAAGTgcaatattttatttgaaacacTTTTTGGTGCCCTCTAGGCACTGCACAGATTGTCCATATGGCTATAACTGAGATAGTGGATAGAGCTGCAGGTCCTCCCCCCTCAACacccccctccctctttctctgacAGTCAAGGCAATGGCACGTCTCAGCAGTGTGGCATTTTCTCTACAGGGGTTCTGCGTAGGTAGAAACTCACCGACTGGGTAAACACAAGGCAGGCAACCTCCTACACAAGTTCCAGAGAAAGagccagagagaaaaaaaatgtgactGGCATTTTTATTGGGTATCTCTTCATGGGATTAAGGTCAGACTAACTGCTTTGTAATATCACAAATGTTGTGCTGCCTTAAATCTGTAATGGATTCTTTTCGATTCCTAAATTAGCTTGTTGACACCAAAATGGGGGGAAAAGCAAAATGCCAGCACAGAAATGCTTCTATTTCTGTACAGTAGCATTACCCTCTGTTCTCTAGCCGAAAGCACTGCCATTTCCTGCTGGTAGTTTGTAGATCAGATTTTTCTAATAATAAACCCAGATGTGATCTAattcactgtatgtgtgtgaaggagaAACTATTCACACAGAGGCTGTTTTTTTCCATAAATAATCATTATAATGATGGTTACATCTGTATTACAGGACATGAAGTATGACTTATCTATGTGTGGGAGATTGCTAAAGCAGACCGagttctgttctgtgtgtgtgtgtgtgtcactggagACTTTAAATGCTACTAGAgtctcactgtccctcactccACAGGAATGTGCAAAGAGAGCAGATGAGACTGTAAAGAGAAGCAAAGGGTGTTACAGTGCTTCAGAGTTCATTAAGAGGTCATTGCCATTTATAAATGCACCCAATTAGTCCACTTCTACCTCCCTTTTGAATGAAATATTAAGGTCATTTGT from Hemibagrus wyckioides isolate EC202008001 linkage group LG19, SWU_Hwy_1.0, whole genome shotgun sequence encodes the following:
- the tmem168a gene encoding transmembrane protein 168-A is translated as MTAEESGNEVDMWSSIRCLGYLSSVNLLVAVCLGMYVRWEHTSEPTILVIFILGLFVLGLSSILYYYFSMEWASLSLFHLWFGFLQGLLCFLNSSSLENDVKEQVTNYLLLASVAMRSLWALTDRLCGSTSYRRVVLTSAEALELMGFAIASTTMVLSKSAAIIALLFALGTIIVDLRMKSLLAIPNLICFSVVTSITFFQALKVQTNPFALGCFLGRLIFEPLIDVYFSSLSVTERWMPFLSAGRLWRRLSLFPLSIVELMFFVLCALKLGHLEFWYLVIPGFCVFGLFWVLCHMVFLVTLWGFHTKLSESQKVQAAQRSDGRSLDRIMASRGVRHFCLISERLLFFCLLSTVILGAVSWQLSNALFLSMFLVVLSLESLAHGLFHELGNCLGGTCVGYAVVIPTSYCSADGQPVLLPPEQVQEMNLRSTSTLNAVQRLFSHHLIQTFGCDYSTSGLSLDTLQAKLRSFLELRTADGPRHDNYLIYYSGHTLPTGDWALTGGESLRLGQILDWWKERNIGFSSRLILVLDTENSGPWVKAVRKVEGLYVAVQGAEMNSARDAESQDAPRLGDFTSEWVDYNCEPESGIQWAERGRLLTAVYGVSKCWSDYRLHLPTGSDVEKHWKTHFPRVTYPLVAVANWCCGLNLLWLCSACLRCIRRLKMGWFPPSILDTGQGIKLVRS